The following are encoded together in the Bacteroidales bacterium MB20-C3-3 genome:
- the pssA gene encoding CDP-diacylglycerol--serine O-phosphatidyltransferase — protein MKIRGSIPNFITSLNLLCGVLAVTFSFRGEEIWAVYCVLVAALFDFLDGFSARLLKAYSPMGKELDSLADLISFGMVPAVLIMNRYERILGVVTDGSAYQTALSFLSYIPVIIVLFSALRLAKFNIDTRQSSGFIGLPTPANALLIIGLIHFTNVNNVFENIEYDLWFWPLLSLILSTLLVAEIPMFSLKFRSLKWSENKTVYSFIIFGFISAVIFAFLSVIWSGWVVLIFISYIIFNLLNYLISRNI, from the coding sequence ATGAAAATAAGGGGTTCTATACCAAACTTTATCACATCTCTTAATCTTTTATGCGGAGTATTAGCCGTCACTTTTTCTTTCAGGGGGGAAGAGATTTGGGCTGTATATTGTGTTTTAGTTGCCGCACTATTTGATTTCCTTGATGGGTTTTCGGCAAGATTATTAAAAGCATACTCCCCAATGGGAAAAGAGCTTGATTCTTTAGCCGATTTAATAAGTTTTGGTATGGTTCCGGCCGTTTTGATTATGAATCGCTATGAAAGAATTTTGGGAGTCGTAACTGATGGCTCTGCTTATCAAACGGCTCTCTCTTTTCTTTCTTATATTCCTGTGATAATTGTACTTTTTTCAGCTTTAAGACTTGCAAAATTTAATATAGACACCAGGCAGAGTTCGGGATTTATCGGATTACCTACTCCGGCAAATGCACTGCTTATTATTGGACTTATTCATTTTACAAATGTTAATAATGTTTTTGAAAATATTGAATACGACCTCTGGTTTTGGCCTCTTCTTTCATTAATACTATCCACATTGCTAGTTGCTGAAATTCCAATGTTCTCTCTAAAATTCAGGTCCTTGAAGTGGAGCGAAAATAAAACCGTTTACAGCTTTATCATCTTTGGTTTTATCTCTGCTGTAATATTTGCTTTTTTGTCTGTTATCTGGTCCGGATGGGTAGTTCTTATCTTCATCTCATACATTATATTTAATCTTCTTAACTATCTTATATCCAGAAACATCTGA